The sequence TCGAATAAACAAACAAAATCAAGCCAAACTCTTGAATAAAATGCAAAGTATGAGCGTCAAGTTTGATATCAAACTGCCCCATAAAATGGGAGACCAATAATCCACCAAAGAGTACCCCCCCGATACCCAATCCAACTCCTCTTACCTTAATATGCCCAATCCACAATCCTAATACTGCCACTAAAGATAACAAACTGACAGTAAGTGCAATTTCGCTCATTACAGCCTCTCTTTAATATAAAATACCTCCAAAATGGTAGCTTATTCTAACAAATCTCTACACGTAAAAATGCGATCTATGTCAAAAAACGGAATATTGATAGCAACACTGCACTGCCACACACCAAAGTAAAATTTCAAAAAAGTTCCCCAATTGCAAAAAAATTCTCGACAACTTATTTTTTTTCAGTAAATTAAATAAGTTTTATATTACTTAAGGAAACAAACACAATGTTATCAAACGAAGTTTTTATTTCGATTATCGTTTTGTTAGTGCTGAGTTTACTCAGAATTAACGTGGTAATCGCATTGATTATTTCTGCATTAACTTGCGGAATGATTGGCAATTTAGAAGTCGAAGGTGTGGGCTTTGCTGATGCCTTAGATAAAACGATTAAAAGTTTCACCGGAGGCTTAGGTGGCGGTGCAGAAACCGCGATGAACTATGCTGTTTTAGGTGCTTTTGCGGTTGCGCTTTCAAAATCAGGCGTAACTGATTTACTCGCTTATAAAGTGATTAAATCCTTCGGTCACAGCCCGTCAGGACGTTCGGTATTTTGGTTTAAATATATCGTACTCTTTGTATTGACCGGCTTTGCAATGTCTTCGCAAAACTTAATTCCGATTCATATTGCCTTCATTCCGATTTTGGTTCCGCCACTGTTAAGCGTCATGAATAAATTACAGATTGACCGCCGTGCAGTTGCCTGTGCATTAACCTTTGGCTTAACAGCAACTTATATGTTAATTCCGGCAGGTTTCGGACAAATCTTTATTGAAAGTATTTTGGTTAAGAACATTAACCAAGCCGGGGAGCAATTCCAATTAGTCGCCACCACGCCTGAAATGACTAAAGCAATGCTAATTCCGGTTTCGGGTATGATTTTAGGTTTATTATTTGCATTTTTTGTTTCTTATCGCAAACCACGTACTTACGTAGAACCACAAGCAGAGCTAACTGTAGATAATATCGAAGCACGTGTTGCCAATATTAAGCCATTCCACATTGGTATTAGTATTATTGCGATTATCACCACCTGTTCTATCCAATTAGCCACTAACTCAACCATTATCGGGGGATTAGCCGGTTTAGTCATTTTCGCATTTGGCGGCGTATTTAAATTAAAACAAAGCAACGATGTTTTCCAAGACGGCTTACGTTTAATGGCAATGATTGGCTTTGTGATGATTGCAGCCTCCGGCTTTGCCGGCGTGGTGAATTCTACCGGTGGCGTACCTGAATTAGTAGAAAGTTTACGTACGGTAATTAGTTCAAAAGAAATGGCGGCTCTATTAATGCTAGTAGTCGGTTTGTTTATCACAATGGGAATTGGCTCATCATTCTCAACAGTGCCGATTATTACTTCAATCTACGTGCCACTTTGTGTTTCTTTTGGTTTCTCACCACTTGCAACAATGTCTATTATTGGTGTTGCCGCCGCGTTAGGCGATGCAGGTTCTCCGGC comes from Mannheimia granulomatis and encodes:
- a CDS encoding Na+/H+ antiporter family protein; translation: MLSNEVFISIIVLLVLSLLRINVVIALIISALTCGMIGNLEVEGVGFADALDKTIKSFTGGLGGGAETAMNYAVLGAFAVALSKSGVTDLLAYKVIKSFGHSPSGRSVFWFKYIVLFVLTGFAMSSQNLIPIHIAFIPILVPPLLSVMNKLQIDRRAVACALTFGLTATYMLIPAGFGQIFIESILVKNINQAGEQFQLVATTPEMTKAMLIPVSGMILGLLFAFFVSYRKPRTYVEPQAELTVDNIEARVANIKPFHIGISIIAIITTCSIQLATNSTIIGGLAGLVIFAFGGVFKLKQSNDVFQDGLRLMAMIGFVMIAASGFAGVVNSTGGVPELVESLRTVISSKEMAALLMLVVGLFITMGIGSSFSTVPIITSIYVPLCVSFGFSPLATMSIIGVAAALGDAGSPASDSTLGPTSGLNADGKHEHIWDSVVPTFIHFNIPLLVFGWIAAMTL